In Candidatus Omnitrophota bacterium, the DNA window ATGCCTATATACGAACCCGGGCTTTCGGCGCTTGTATTAAAAAATGTCAAGCGCGGCAGGCTTGTTTTTTCCGATGATATTGCCTATGGCATAAAAATGTCAAAGGTAATTTTTATCGCGGTAGGAACTCCTCCGAGGGCCAAAGGAGAAGCGGATCTAAGCGCGGTTGAGAATGTGGCTGAAATAATTGCCAGAAATATGAATTCTTATAAACTAATAGTGCAGAAGTCAACAGTTCCCATTACGACAGGCGACTGGGTCCAATCCACCATAAGCATGTTCAAAAAAAGGCGGGCTAAATTTGATATCGCGTCAAATCCCGAATTTTTAAGGGAGGGAACGGCGATAAACGATTTTATGCGCCCAGACAGGATAGTAATAGGGGCAGAGACGGAACGCGCTAAAAATACCATGGCTGCTATATACAGGTCAATAAAAACTAAAATAATATTCACGGATATCAAAAGCGCAGAGCTTATTAAGCACGCTTCCAATTCTTTTTTGGCCATGAAGATATCCTTTGTAAACTCCTTGTCAAGGATATGCGATCTTTCAAAGGCTGATATTGATAAAGTCGCCGAGGGTATCGGCATGGACAGAAGGATAGGCCGCGATTTTTTAAAAGCGAGTTTAGGTTACGGCGGGTTTTGTTTTCCCAAAGACCTTTCCGCGTTTATCCATGCCTCGGAACGGCTGGGATACAATCCGGAGCTTTTAAAGGCTGTCGGCAGGGGAAACGAACAGCAGAAGGAATTTTTCTTTAGAAAGATAAAAAGGGCGGTGTGGAATATTGAGGGAAAAAAGAACGCGGTTTTAGGGCTTTCTTTTAAACCCAACACGGACGATATAAGACTGTCTCCTGCCATTGATGTAATAAATATGCTGAAGAAAGAACACGCCCGAATTTCCGTGTTTGACCCGGAGGCAATGGGTAAGGCTGGGCAGGAATTGAGGGGTGTTTCTTTTTGCAAAGACAGTTATGAGGCGGCAAAAGGCGCTGATTGCCTGGTGATAGCCACCGAATGGCCTGTATTCGGAAAGCTTGATTGGGCCAAGGTGCGCCGTATACTAAAGAGGCCTATTGTTGTTGACGGCAGGAACATGTTTGACCCGGCCGAGATGCGCAAGCTTGGTTTTGTTTATGTCAGTATAGGCAGAAATTAAGGTTTTTATTTTTAGGCATGCTCATTAGCAAGGGGTTGAGTACCGCTTGACGCGCGTAAGCCTGGCAAGCGATTGATATATCCGCGGGGTGCATATGATACAAGACGTCAGGGTGAAAAAATTGAAGATTATACCGGATAAACGCGGCAGGCTTATGGAGATATTGCGCGATGACGATGAAATGTTTATCCGTTTTGGGCAGGTATATATGACAACCGCCTTTCCCGGTATCGTCAAGGCATGGCATTGGCATAAAAAACAATACGATTCGTTTACCTGCGTTTCGGGAAAAATGCGGCTTGTTCTTTATGACGCGCGTAAAGATTCCCCGACATCGGGTCAAATAGAAGAGTATGAAATAAGCCTTGACGAGCCCATGGTGGTGCGTATACCTCCAGGGGTCTATCACGGTTTTAAATGTATAAGCAGAAAAGAAGCTATTGTCATAAATACGGTGACCTATGCCTATAACCACAACGACCCTGATGAATTCCGGGTTGATGATCGTGATAATGATATAGATTATGACTGGGAAAAATAATATGAGTTTACCGATAAAAGGGATTGTTCTGGCAGGAGGCCTTGGCAGCCGTTTGCATCCGCTGACGGCCGTTACCAATAAACATTTATTGCCTGTATGGGATAAGCCGATGATATATTATCCGATACAGACGCTTGTCCAGGCAGGGATTAAAGACGTCATGGTTGTGACCGGTGGAAAAAATGCCGGCGATTTTTTAAGGCTTTTAGGCGACGGCAAGGAGCTCGGGCTGGAGCACATAGAATATGCTTACCAGAAAGGCGAGGGAGGCATTGCCGATGCCCTTAGGCTGGCGAGGGATTTTGCCGATAACGGGAATATCGTTGTAATTCTTGGGGATAATATTATTGAGCAGTCGATCAGCCGTTCGGTTGACAAATTTAAGGCCCAGGGCCGGGGAGCGAGAATAATGATTAAAAAAGTTTCTGATCCCCAGCGTTTCGGTGTTGTTGAATTTACCAGATCCGGGAACAAGATACTAAGGATTACCGAAAAACCGGCCAAGCCGAAAACCAAATACGCGGTAACCGGTATCTATATGTATGACGGTTCGGTGTTTGATATAATAAAGGACTTGAGGCCTTCAAAAAGAGGCGAGCTTGAGATTACGGATGTAAACAATGTCTATATCAAAAGAGGCCTTATGCACTATGACATCTTGACCGGATTTTGGACTGATTCGGGGACATTTAAATCGCTTTTAAGAGCAAATAATCTCGCGGCAAAAAAATTTAACAAGAAAAGGCTTTAATGCCGGCTGGCGGACCGGCATAGGCTTGGTTTTAGTAAAATAAGAGGCTAATATGAAAATACCTGCCTTGGATATGAAGGCACAGATTGACCCTATAAGGAAGGAAATAGACAGGGCAATAGGCGATGTCATTGACAAGGGTTCTTTTATACTTGGAGACAGTGTAAGAGCGCTTGAACAGGATATAATTAATTACACTGCCGCGAATTTTGCTATCGGTGTTTCAAACGGAACGGACGCCATCACGCTGTCCTTGCAGGCCCTTGATATAGGCCGTGAAGACCTTGTCCTGTGCCCGGCATTTACTTACTATGCCACCGCAAGCGCCGTTGTCCATGCCGGGGCCAGTCCTGTTTTTATAGATATTGATCCAAAGACATATTGCATGGATTCCAAGGCGTTAGAGGCGCATTTAAAAAAGAAGCCAGGGCTTAACGCGATAAAGGCAATCGTGCCTGTTCATCTTTACGGCCAGTGCGCTGATATGGCCCCTATTATTGAATTGGCAAAAGATAACGGGATCAAGGTTGTTGAAGATACGGCGCAGGCTTTTGGCGCTGAATACATGCCAGGCGTGTCTGGTAAAGGCTCTAGCGTAAAATCCGTTAAGGCCGGGACTATGGGTGATTGCGGCAGTATAAGTTTTTTTCCGGGGAAGAATCTTGGGGCATTCGGAGACGCTGGCATGATACTCGCGCGCGATAAAGACACTGCCGACAAGCTTTACCGTTTGCGCAATCAGGGTTCAGAGGCTGCTAACAAATATAGGCACATATATATCGGGCGCAATAACAGGCTTGACGCTATACAGGCGGCTGTCCTGCGCGTGAAATTAAAGTATATGGATTCCTGGAATAAAAAAAGAATGGAAAACGCTTTATATTATAATAAGGCCCTTAAAGATACATGCCTGGCGCTCCCGTATGTGCCGGTTACCAACACGCACATATATCATCAATATATACTTCGTGCCGCGGATAGCTCTATGCGGGATAGGATTATTAAGCACCTGCAGGCAATGGGAATTGATTCCCGCGTGTTCTATCCCATACCACTGCATCTCCAGCCGTGTTTTTCCTATTTGCGTTACAAAAAAGGCGATTTACCCCAATCCGAAAAAGCCGCGGATACGGTATTCACATTGCCTGTATATCCTGAATTGACGCGGCAGCAGATGGATTATGTCATCCATTCCGTTAAACGAATATTATGATAAGCCTAATGGCGCGGAAAGATGATAAGGGTTTGAAGCGTATCGGGAACAGTTCCGTATCCGCGCAGGCCATGCCGCGGCCCGCGCCCGGTTTACGGGTAAAAATATTTTTTAGGAGAATATAATGCGCGTCCTGGTTACAGGCGGAGCCGGTTTTATAGGCAGTAATTTTATCAGGTATATGTTTTCCAGATACGGCGGCTGCAGTATCACCAATCTGGATAAACTGACCTATTGCGGAAACCGGAATAATTTAGCCGATATCGGCTCGCGTAAAGGCTATAGGTTTATCAAAGCCGATATATGCGATATGGATGCCGTATTTCCGGCGGCAAAAGGCTGTGATGTTATTGTTAACTTTGCCGCTGAGAGCCATGTGGACAGATCAATAAAAGATCCGGAGGGGTTTATAAAAACGAATGTTAACGGCGTGAGGGTATTGCTGGAGGCGGCCGTTAAATGCAAGGTCAGCAGGTTTATCCAGATATCAACCGACGAAGTGTATGGAGACGTCAAGAAGGGTTTTTCAAAGGAAGAAGATGCCCTGATGCCGAATTCGCCTTACGCGGCAAGTAAGGCGGCGGCGGATCTGTTATGCCGTTCATATCATAAGACATACGGCCTGCCTGTTATCATAACAAGGAGTTCCAATAATTTCGGGCCCTACCAGTATCCGGAGAAAATGATACCGCTTTTTTTAACAAATGCTATAGAAGGTAAGCCCCTGCCCGTGTATGGAAGAGGCAAGAATGTAAGAGACTGGCTTTATGTAATTGATAATTGTTCCGGAATTGACTATGTCATGCGCAAGGCCCGTCCTGGAAATATTTATAATATATCAGGAGACAGGAGAATAAAAAACATAAATATAGCCAAAGAGATATTGCGTATTATAGGCCGCGGCGAGCGGTTGATTAGTTTTGTCAATGACAGGCCTTGCCACGACACCAGATACGCTATGGATTCAAAAAAGATTAAAGCCCTGGGCTGGAGGCCTTTGTTTGATTTTGATAAAGCGTTAATGCTGACCGCGCAATGGTATATGAAAAACACTAATTGGTGGCAGGATTTGAAACGCCGGGCAAATATTATAAGGTGGTAATATGATTAACATCATGCTGGTTGCCGGGGCCCGGCCTAATTTTATGAAGATCATGCCTCTTATCAGGGCGTTTAGAAAATACCGAAGCAGTATTAAATACAGTTTGGTGCATACTGGCCAGCATTATGACAAATTGATGTCCGATGTATTTTTTTCGGATTTTGACTTGCCTAAGCCTGGCATAAATTTGGGTATAGGATCAGGGCCTCATGGCAGACAGACTGCCAGGGTTATGGAGGCGATAGAGAAGATATTGCTTCGCAGTAGTTTTAACCTCGTGGTGGTAGTCGGTGATGTGAATTCCACGCTTGCCGCCGCTCTCGCCGCTTCAAAGCTTCATATAAAAATAGCTCATGTGGAGGCAGGGCTTCGTTCGTTTGATAAAAATATGCCGGAGGAGATAAACAGGCTTCTTACGGACCACATATCGGATTATCTTTTTACTACCGAAAGCTATGCCAATACAAATCTTTTAAGAGAAGGCATAGATTCCTCAAAGATATTTCTCGTAGGAGATACCATGGTAGACGCTTTTTATATATGCAAAACAGCAATTGGTAAATCCCGCATACTGAAGGATTTGGGATTGAAAAATAATGATTATGCCGTTGCCACGGTTCACAGGCCGTCTAATGTTGACTGTCAGGATAACCTGAAAAAAATTGTTGATATACTTAATTCGGCCGCAAAGGCCGTAAAGATTATTTTTCCCATGCATCCAAGGACAAAAAAAATGATGGCAGAGTTTGGGTTTAAACTTAATGGTGTGATTTCCTGCCAGCCTTTAGGATACGTGGATTTTCATAAATTACTTCAAAGGGCCAGGCTTATTATGACAGATTCTGGCGGCATACAGCAAGAGGCGACCGTAATGGACATACCCTGTCTGACTTTAAGGAATACAACCGAAAGGCCTGTTACCGTCAAAAAGGGTACTAACTTAATAGTCGGTTTGAATAAGGCCAGGGCCTTGAAGGCAGTAAATGACATACTCGCCGGCAGATGGAAAAAAGCGGAGCCGATACCGGAATGGGACGGTAAGGCCGCCGAGAAAATTACCAAAATTATATTAAGACAACAGGAGAATATATGTTTAAAAGGTTGACCAATCTTATCAAGACAAAGCGCGCTAAATTATGCGTTTTAGGGCTTGGTTATGTAGGGCTTCCCATTGCGATAGAGTTTGCCAGAAAAGGTTTTTTTGTTTACGGTTATGATACCAAGGCTTCCAGGATAGGCGCATTGAAATCAGGGCATTCTTATATAGATGATATATGCGGTAAGGATATAATGTCCGTGTCGGATAAATTCCAGCCTTCTGATAATGCTGATGTCTTGTCCGAATCGGATATTATCATAATATGCGTTCCAACCCCTTTGCGAGTCAATAAGACGCCCGATATGTCTTTTATATTAAAAGCAACACGGGCTATATCCGATAAGCTAAGGCCCGGCCAGCTTATCATATTGGAAAGCACTACATATCCCGGAACCACCCGTGATATAATGCTGCCTATCCTTGGGAAAAAAGGCCTGCTGCCGGAAAAGGATTTTTTTCTGGCTTTCTCGCCCGAGCGGATAGACCCCGGAAACAAAAAATATTCGTTTTCAGGTATACCTAAAGTAACAGGCGGTATCAGCAAATTTTCAGGCATACTTGCGGCCAGTCTTTATGAGAAGGCCGTAGGCAGGGTGATACGCGTTTCTTCCGCCGAAACCGCTGAAATGGTTAAACTGCTTGAAAACACATTCAGGAACGTTAATATAGGTCTTGTCAATGAATTCGCAATGTTATGCCACAGGCTGAACATTGACGTATGGGAGGTCATTGAGGCGGCAAGCACCAAACCGTTTGGTTTTATGCCTTTTTATCCTGGGCCCGGAATCGGAGGGCATTGCCTGCCCTGCGATCCTTTATATCTTTCCTGGAAAGCCAAAAAGATTGGTTTTAAGACAAGCATGATAAACCTTGCTTCAAAGACCAATATTTTTATGCCGCATTACGTTTCAGAGAGGGTAAGCAGAATTCTGGCGGATAAAAAGATAAAACTTGCCGCGGCACGGATACTCATATTAGGAGTGACCTATAAAAAAGATATAAAGGATTTAAGGGAATCGCCGGCATTAGATATTATAAAAATACTGCAAAATGGAAACGCCCGCGTTTCTTACTATGACCCGTATATACCGTATCTGGATACCCATAATGCCCGGCTTGAATCGGTAAAGCTTTCTCCCGCCGTTTTTAAAAAGCATGACCTGGCCGTATTGGTCACCGATCATCAGAGGTTTAACTATGGGTTTATAGCCAAAAATACGAGGCTTATATTTGACGCTCGGAACGCTTTCGCGAAAGTTGGTATATATTCAGACCGCATAATAAAACTTTAATTCTTATTGTGTAA includes these proteins:
- a CDS encoding UDP-glucose/GDP-mannose dehydrogenase family protein, producing the protein MKPQGSERIAVIGTGYVGLVTGACLAEIGHNVICVDNDKSKIDMLRQGQMPIYEPGLSALVLKNVKRGRLVFSDDIAYGIKMSKVIFIAVGTPPRAKGEADLSAVENVAEIIARNMNSYKLIVQKSTVPITTGDWVQSTISMFKKRRAKFDIASNPEFLREGTAINDFMRPDRIVIGAETERAKNTMAAIYRSIKTKIIFTDIKSAELIKHASNSFLAMKISFVNSLSRICDLSKADIDKVAEGIGMDRRIGRDFLKASLGYGGFCFPKDLSAFIHASERLGYNPELLKAVGRGNEQQKEFFFRKIKRAVWNIEGKKNAVLGLSFKPNTDDIRLSPAIDVINMLKKEHARISVFDPEAMGKAGQELRGVSFCKDSYEAAKGADCLVIATEWPVFGKLDWAKVRRILKRPIVVDGRNMFDPAEMRKLGFVYVSIGRN
- a CDS encoding dTDP-4-dehydrorhamnose 3,5-epimerase family protein — encoded protein: MIQDVRVKKLKIIPDKRGRLMEILRDDDEMFIRFGQVYMTTAFPGIVKAWHWHKKQYDSFTCVSGKMRLVLYDARKDSPTSGQIEEYEISLDEPMVVRIPPGVYHGFKCISRKEAIVINTVTYAYNHNDPDEFRVDDRDNDIDYDWEK
- a CDS encoding sugar phosphate nucleotidyltransferase, whose product is MKGIVLAGGLGSRLHPLTAVTNKHLLPVWDKPMIYYPIQTLVQAGIKDVMVVTGGKNAGDFLRLLGDGKELGLEHIEYAYQKGEGGIADALRLARDFADNGNIVVILGDNIIEQSISRSVDKFKAQGRGARIMIKKVSDPQRFGVVEFTRSGNKILRITEKPAKPKTKYAVTGIYMYDGSVFDIIKDLRPSKRGELEITDVNNVYIKRGLMHYDILTGFWTDSGTFKSLLRANNLAAKKFNKKRL
- a CDS encoding DegT/DnrJ/EryC1/StrS family aminotransferase, with product MKIPALDMKAQIDPIRKEIDRAIGDVIDKGSFILGDSVRALEQDIINYTAANFAIGVSNGTDAITLSLQALDIGREDLVLCPAFTYYATASAVVHAGASPVFIDIDPKTYCMDSKALEAHLKKKPGLNAIKAIVPVHLYGQCADMAPIIELAKDNGIKVVEDTAQAFGAEYMPGVSGKGSSVKSVKAGTMGDCGSISFFPGKNLGAFGDAGMILARDKDTADKLYRLRNQGSEAANKYRHIYIGRNNRLDAIQAAVLRVKLKYMDSWNKKRMENALYYNKALKDTCLALPYVPVTNTHIYHQYILRAADSSMRDRIIKHLQAMGIDSRVFYPIPLHLQPCFSYLRYKKGDLPQSEKAADTVFTLPVYPELTRQQMDYVIHSVKRIL
- the rfbB gene encoding dTDP-glucose 4,6-dehydratase translates to MRVLVTGGAGFIGSNFIRYMFSRYGGCSITNLDKLTYCGNRNNLADIGSRKGYRFIKADICDMDAVFPAAKGCDVIVNFAAESHVDRSIKDPEGFIKTNVNGVRVLLEAAVKCKVSRFIQISTDEVYGDVKKGFSKEEDALMPNSPYAASKAAADLLCRSYHKTYGLPVIITRSSNNFGPYQYPEKMIPLFLTNAIEGKPLPVYGRGKNVRDWLYVIDNCSGIDYVMRKARPGNIYNISGDRRIKNINIAKEILRIIGRGERLISFVNDRPCHDTRYAMDSKKIKALGWRPLFDFDKALMLTAQWYMKNTNWWQDLKRRANIIRW
- the wecB gene encoding UDP-N-acetylglucosamine 2-epimerase (non-hydrolyzing), with the translated sequence MINIMLVAGARPNFMKIMPLIRAFRKYRSSIKYSLVHTGQHYDKLMSDVFFSDFDLPKPGINLGIGSGPHGRQTARVMEAIEKILLRSSFNLVVVVGDVNSTLAAALAASKLHIKIAHVEAGLRSFDKNMPEEINRLLTDHISDYLFTTESYANTNLLREGIDSSKIFLVGDTMVDAFYICKTAIGKSRILKDLGLKNNDYAVATVHRPSNVDCQDNLKKIVDILNSAAKAVKIIFPMHPRTKKMMAEFGFKLNGVISCQPLGYVDFHKLLQRARLIMTDSGGIQQEATVMDIPCLTLRNTTERPVTVKKGTNLIVGLNKARALKAVNDILAGRWKKAEPIPEWDGKAAEKITKIILRQQENICLKG
- a CDS encoding nucleotide sugar dehydrogenase gives rise to the protein MFKRLTNLIKTKRAKLCVLGLGYVGLPIAIEFARKGFFVYGYDTKASRIGALKSGHSYIDDICGKDIMSVSDKFQPSDNADVLSESDIIIICVPTPLRVNKTPDMSFILKATRAISDKLRPGQLIILESTTYPGTTRDIMLPILGKKGLLPEKDFFLAFSPERIDPGNKKYSFSGIPKVTGGISKFSGILAASLYEKAVGRVIRVSSAETAEMVKLLENTFRNVNIGLVNEFAMLCHRLNIDVWEVIEAASTKPFGFMPFYPGPGIGGHCLPCDPLYLSWKAKKIGFKTSMINLASKTNIFMPHYVSERVSRILADKKIKLAAARILILGVTYKKDIKDLRESPALDIIKILQNGNARVSYYDPYIPYLDTHNARLESVKLSPAVFKKHDLAVLVTDHQRFNYGFIAKNTRLIFDARNAFAKVGIYSDRIIKL